In the Juglans microcarpa x Juglans regia isolate MS1-56 chromosome 6D, Jm3101_v1.0, whole genome shotgun sequence genome, one interval contains:
- the LOC121235018 gene encoding uncharacterized protein LOC121235018, producing the protein MDYDDNDFQSQNLHLAGEGSTKFPPVLQPYALPKFDFDDSLQGHLRFDSLVETEVFLCIESNENNHWIEDFSRGSSGIEFNSTATESCSIARHNNVWSEATSSESVEMLLKSVGQEEIIPRQPIVKESDACDELGLLAKQMEPSPVHDDKTVPQKGDITDLQSTLLQDEIHENFSGLKGDVLVEQPHVEDTLLSREDEFSVGGTSGERNQNDVSVKSGVPVIEGSLLAVGKSDVRNRRDVDALADEHLVDKTHKDSSALVMQVGSVVTYAQNIITSGDEVRNEDLQHQIHELSDMDSNGLQAGNGGREEEFHVLSKEAEMADRNLDEDAVESGTSHVESHLGSTSKVESVQEGNGIGNCISNVDEPFSMVDKSDSNLHMVEQCSEDVMSRIPNEASKCDMVLFKDTNVCDPSKVNTHDVLPVALKDDTSNEAYVVQVGNPKVLLTYGQEKATEKDVVLLEGSQHLDGEVLVSKSDGTSSSMEDDKVSEVEGNENSNSHGVEILV; encoded by the coding sequence ATGGATTATGATGATAATGATTTTCAAAGCCAGAATCTGCATTTAGCTGGTGAAGGAAGCACCAAATTTCCACCGGTTTTACAGCCATATGCTCTACCCAAGTTTGATTTTGATGACAGCCTTCAGGGGCATTTAAGGTTTGATAGTCTGGTTGAAACAGAGGTTTTTCTTTGTATCGAAAGTAACGAAAATAACCACTGGATTGAAGATTTCTCTCGGGGGAGTAGTGGGATAGAGTTCAATTCAACTGCAACAGAATCTTGCTCTATAGCAAGGCACAACAATGTTTGGTCTGAGGCCACTTCCTCAGAATCTGTTGAAATGCTATTAAAATCAGTTGGCCAGGAAGAAATTATTCCCAGACAACCTATTGTTAAGGAGTCAGATGCATGTGATGAACTCGGTCTCTTAGCAAAGCAGATGGAGCCTAGTCCAGTTCATGATGATAAAACTGTCCCCCAAAAAGGGGATATTACAGATTTACAGTCTACGTTACTGCAGGATGAGATTCATGAAAACTTTTCTGGGTTAAAAGGGGATGTTCTAGTGGAGCAGCCTCATGTTGAAGATACTTTACTATCTCGTGAAGATGAGTTTTCAGTGGGTGGAACATCAGGTGAGCGGAATCAAAATGATGTAAGTGTAAAGAGTGGTGTGCCTGTGATTGAGGGAAGTCTATTGGCTGTTGGTAAATCTGATGTTAGAAATAGAAGGGATGTTGATGCTTTGGCTGATGAACATCTGGTTGACAAAACACATAAAGATTCTTCCGCTTTAGTGATGCAAGTTGGTAGTGTGGTTACGTATGCACAGAATATCATTACAAGTGGTGATGAGGTGAGAAATGAAGATCTTCAACATCAAATACATGAGCTTAGCGATATGGATTCAAATGGACTGCAAGCAGGAAATGGCGGGAGAGAGGAGGAATTTCATGTTTTAAGCAAAGAGGCTGAAATGGCTGATCGAAATTTGGATGAAGATGCAGTTGAAAGTGGTACTTCCCATGTAGAAAGTCATCTTGGCTCAACATCAAAGGTAGAATCTGTGCAAGAAGGAAATGGAATTGGAAATTGCATCAGTAATGTGGACGAGCCTTTTAGTATGGTAGACAAGAGTGATTCCAACTTGCACATGGTGGAACAATGCTCAGAGGATGTAATGTCCAGAATTCCGAATGAGGCCAGTAAATGTGATATGGTTCTGTTTAAAGACACCAATGTTTGTGATCCCTCTAAAGTAAATACACATGATGTCTTGCCGGTGGCCCTCAAAGATGATACTAGTAACGAGGCATATGTGGTACAAGTTGGCAATCCTAAAGTGTTACTAACATATGGACAAGAAAAGGCTACTGAAAAGGATGTTGTTTTGTTAGAAGGTAGCCAACATTTAGATGGTGAGGTCTTGGTGAGTAAAAGTGATGGTACTTCTTCATCCATGGAGGACGATAAAGTTTCTGAAGTTGAAGGTAATGAAAACAGTAATAGTCATGGGGTGGAAATTCTAGTCTGA